In Exiguobacterium sibiricum 7-3, a genomic segment contains:
- the mreD gene encoding rod shape-determining protein MreD, with protein sequence MNNIKLFFAVFLLFILEGTLFAGPLGDGSPYVIHVTLIALMFLGRYGKIEQALGFGLLFGLLYDFVYSDIIGIYLFALSAIPLFSSFVLKYVKENVLTIIVTFTFSAILFELDIYFFTASVVGVGVPFKELATQIIPRSLIAQLIGIIVLYYPMTRLVQSTFDEKRG encoded by the coding sequence GTGAATAACATCAAGTTGTTTTTCGCCGTGTTCCTTCTTTTTATCTTGGAAGGAACGCTGTTTGCGGGTCCGCTTGGAGACGGTTCTCCTTACGTCATCCATGTCACGTTGATCGCATTGATGTTTTTGGGACGTTATGGAAAAATCGAACAAGCGCTTGGTTTTGGATTGTTGTTCGGTCTGTTATATGATTTCGTCTATTCGGATATCATCGGAATTTATTTATTTGCGCTATCTGCCATTCCGCTTTTTAGTAGCTTCGTGCTAAAATATGTAAAGGAGAACGTATTAACGATTATCGTCACCTTTACGTTCAGCGCTATTTTGTTTGAACTGGATATTTATTTCTTCACGGCTTCGGTCGTAGGAGTCGGTGTTCCCTTCAAGGAACTCGCGACGCAAATCATTCCAAGGAGTCTCATTGCTCAGTTGATTGGAATCATCGTGCTGTATTATCCGATGACGCGACTGGTGCAATCCACATTTGATGAGAAAAGAGGATGA
- the minD gene encoding septum site-determining protein MinD, producing MEQVKEQVHKDAKTHVGRAIVVTSGKGGVGKTTTTANIGTALALMGNSVCLVDTDIGLRNLDIVLGLDNRSIYNIVDVVTGQCKLHQALVRDKRFEEMYLLPAAQSKDKSSVTPEQVKGIIDSLKLEYDFVLIDCPAGIEQGFMNAIAGADEAIIVTTPEKAAVQDADRIIGMLERSERQIVPKLVVNRVRSHMMAAGDMLDIDEIMRILSIDLLGLIVDDEEVIAASHRGVPVTMNPDNRAGLGYRNITRRILGESVPLLDIMEQPQKGFFVKLKKMLGMK from the coding sequence ATGGAACAAGTGAAAGAACAGGTACATAAAGATGCGAAAACGCATGTAGGACGTGCCATCGTCGTCACATCTGGTAAAGGTGGAGTCGGTAAGACGACGACGACTGCAAACATCGGGACAGCACTTGCGCTGATGGGGAATTCGGTTTGTCTCGTCGATACAGATATCGGTCTTCGGAATCTGGATATCGTACTTGGCCTCGACAACCGGAGTATCTATAATATCGTTGACGTCGTAACCGGACAATGTAAACTGCATCAAGCCCTCGTCCGTGATAAACGTTTTGAAGAAATGTATCTGTTACCTGCTGCTCAGTCTAAGGATAAATCATCCGTCACACCGGAACAGGTAAAAGGCATCATTGACTCATTAAAATTAGAGTATGACTTTGTTTTGATTGACTGCCCGGCAGGAATCGAACAAGGCTTCATGAATGCGATTGCCGGTGCAGACGAAGCCATTATTGTCACGACACCGGAAAAAGCTGCGGTTCAGGATGCAGACCGAATCATCGGGATGCTGGAGCGTTCGGAGCGTCAAATCGTGCCGAAGCTCGTCGTTAACCGTGTCCGCTCGCATATGATGGCGGCTGGAGATATGCTCGATATCGACGAAATCATGCGTATCTTGTCGATCGATCTGCTTGGTTTGATCGTCGATGATGAAGAAGTCATCGCAGCGTCTCACCGCGGTGTGCCCGTGACGATGAATCCGGATAATCGGGCTGGTCTCGGCTACCGGAACATCACGCGACGGATTCTCGGAGAGTCCGTTCCGTTGCTCGACATCATGGAACAGCCGCAAAAAGGATTTTTCGTGAAACTGAAAAAAATGCTTGGCATGAAATAA
- a CDS encoding septum site-determining protein MinC, with protein sequence MIERKRYVTMKGHRGGLAVYVNERCSVDEFLDDLELTLADKSVENGRAVPITFFFGRRYVDEGVVTAVESIVARHDSFSFNGYDSECLTKDEAKALYGERTFHYFGGTARSGHVVDVEGSIVVIGDINPGAVVHATGSIYCLGALRGTVHAGKGGNEQAVIAASILQPKWISISDFVHEDPDDAPIKALDMGCAFVGETGVEFSRLQTVPLARMDQFAIDSERG encoded by the coding sequence ATGATTGAGCGTAAGCGTTATGTAACGATGAAAGGTCATCGTGGTGGCCTCGCCGTCTATGTGAATGAAAGGTGCAGTGTGGATGAATTTCTTGACGATTTAGAATTGACGCTTGCCGACAAATCCGTCGAGAACGGACGCGCCGTTCCGATTACCTTCTTCTTCGGTCGCCGTTATGTCGACGAAGGCGTTGTGACGGCCGTCGAGTCCATCGTTGCGCGTCATGATTCATTTTCGTTTAACGGGTACGACAGCGAGTGTCTGACGAAGGATGAAGCGAAAGCTCTTTACGGGGAACGAACATTTCATTACTTTGGCGGCACGGCCCGAAGTGGGCATGTCGTAGATGTCGAAGGGTCGATCGTCGTCATTGGCGACATCAATCCGGGAGCCGTCGTTCACGCAACCGGCAGCATTTATTGTCTCGGTGCGTTACGGGGGACCGTTCATGCAGGAAAAGGCGGGAACGAACAGGCTGTAATTGCGGCAAGTATCCTGCAGCCGAAATGGATTTCGATTTCCGATTTCGTCCATGAAGATCCGGATGATGCGCCGATCAAGGCGTTAGACATGGGTTGTGCTTTTGTAGGGGAAACAGGAGTCGAATTTTCTCGTCTTCAAACCGTTCCGCTTGCGCGGATGGATCAATTTGCGATTGATAGTGAAAGAGGGTGA
- the mreC gene encoding rod shape-determining protein MreC: MKRFLNNRKLLITLLSFLLLVILIGISLQGRNQTHWYQSFVRDTVGVGQRLFATPIGWIDDTVTSVKEVRDVYKENEYLKSRLGDYAGNSVKVRDLERENSELKDMLKLKGSIRDYTLLPAEMIGRTSSEWQRFVTVNIGKEQGVKANMAVVTADGLIGRVIQTSAYTSLVQLLSDTSRTNNVSAVADDTKGKSIFGTIEGFDEETNLLKFTKIPNDAKLKKGQIVTTSGLGGKYPSGIVVGKIEQVKSDQYGASKIAYVKPAADFEQFGHVFVIQREAKEPFAETDKGGDTRE; this comes from the coding sequence ATGAAGCGATTTTTAAATAATCGAAAACTGCTCATCACACTCCTTAGTTTTCTCCTTTTGGTGATTTTAATCGGGATCTCGCTCCAAGGACGTAACCAAACCCACTGGTATCAAAGTTTTGTCCGCGATACCGTCGGCGTTGGACAGCGTCTTTTTGCGACACCGATTGGCTGGATTGATGATACGGTCACTTCGGTTAAAGAAGTGCGCGATGTGTATAAGGAAAATGAGTATTTAAAATCACGACTGGGCGACTATGCCGGAAATTCCGTCAAAGTCCGCGATCTGGAACGTGAGAACAGTGAATTAAAAGACATGTTGAAGCTAAAAGGGTCGATTCGGGATTATACGTTATTACCGGCAGAAATGATCGGTCGCACGTCATCCGAATGGCAACGCTTCGTCACGGTCAATATCGGAAAAGAACAAGGTGTCAAAGCCAATATGGCCGTCGTAACGGCAGATGGTTTAATTGGCCGTGTCATTCAGACAAGTGCCTACACATCACTCGTTCAATTGTTATCGGATACGAGCCGGACGAACAATGTCTCAGCGGTAGCTGACGATACGAAAGGAAAAAGTATCTTCGGTACGATCGAAGGATTTGACGAAGAGACGAATCTCTTGAAATTCACGAAGATTCCGAATGATGCCAAACTGAAAAAAGGCCAGATTGTTACGACATCTGGACTCGGTGGTAAGTATCCGAGTGGTATCGTGGTCGGAAAAATCGAACAGGTGAAATCGGATCAATACGGTGCTTCGAAAATCGCATACGTCAAACCGGCAGCAGACTTCGAACAGTTTGGTCATGTTTTCGTGATTCAGCGCGAAGCGAAGGAACCTTTCGCTGAGACCGACAAGGGAGGGGACACTCGTGAATAA